From the genome of Nicotiana sylvestris chromosome 2, ASM39365v2, whole genome shotgun sequence, one region includes:
- the LOC104214110 gene encoding calcium uniporter protein 2, mitochondrial-like — protein sequence MALKKSLAQRLFNAYKTTNFSISTCRIIPSASSMASNSLTTPCPDNNIAPDPGDNGTFRRFLHRYPSPANSPDLRSLPSGEKLIEKLREMDTERNRIRLDGLLTPEKLRPEETSEGKLTVEDARKLLKLSQLEMVKLKLRKIEKNCISYSEFVQICCESCSNSTDQCLEFAKILDDSGSVIVLGNVVFLRPDQVVKTIQGLLPMPLPNPNDPQMMKELKQMEEEKSMIDKKAESLVRRELWCGLGYFVIQTAAFMRLTFWELSWDVMEPICFYVTSIYCMAGYAFFLRTSKEPSFEGFFQSRFAAKQKRLVKLKNFDLQRYNELKRACYPNSTSPPGNTLAFNPLSLDVNKTEFHHLPEHFSR from the exons ATGGCGTTAAAAAAATCGCTAGCTCAGCGCCTTTTCAATGCATACAAAACCACTAATTTTTCCATTTCCACATGCCGTATTATTCCTTCAGCTTCATCCATGGCATCCAATTCATTGACTACTCCTTGTCCTGATAATAATATCGCCCCAGATCCCGGAGACAACGGAACTTTCCGGCGATTCCTCCACCGCTACCCATCTCCGGCGAACTCGCCGGATCTCCGATCACTACCCTCCGGCGAAAAGCTCATCGAGAAACTGCGTGAAATGGACACTGAAAGAAACAGGATCAGACTCGATGGACTCCTGACGCCGGAAAAGTTGAGGCCGGAGGAGACGTCGGAGGGAAAATTGACGGTGGAGGATGCAAGGAAGTTGCTGAAATTATCACAATTGGAGATGGTGAAATTGAAGctaaggaaaattgaaaaaaattgtATTTCGTACTCAGAATTTGTTCAGATCTGCTGTGAATCTTGTTCGAATAGTACTGATCAATGCCTAGAATTCGCGAAGATTCTAGATGATTCTGGAAGTGTAATTGTTCTAGGAAACGTTGTGTTCCTCAGGCCTGATCAG GTAGTGAAAACCATACAAGGCCTATTACCAATGCCATTGCCGAACCCAAATGACCCACAAATGATGAAGGAGCTCAAGCAAATGGAGGAGGAAAAATCAATGATTGACAAGAAAGCTGAGTCATTGGTGCGTAGAGAGTTGTGGTGTGGGCTAGGCTATTTTGTCATTCAGACAGCAGCATTCATGAGATTGACATTCTGGGAACTTTCATGGGACGTCATGGAACCAATTTGCTTTTATGTCACATCCATTTACTGCATGGCTGGTTATGCATTTTTCCTCAGGACGTCGAAAGAGCCTTCATTCGAAGGATTTTTCCAAAGCCGATTTGCTGCTAAGCAAAAACGACTTGTGAAGCTTAAGAATTTCGATCTTCAAAGGTATAATGAGCTCAAAAGAGCTTGTTATCCTAATTCAACGTCGCCTCCTGGAAATACCTTAGCCTTTAACCCTTTATCCCTTGATGTAAACAAGACAGAATTTCACCATTTACCTGAACATTTTTCTAGGTAG